The genome window CGCCCGCGGGATGACGCGGGCTCTCGCGGTGGCCCGCACCATAGCCGACCTGGACGGATCGGAGCAAATCACCCAGGAGCACCTGCAAGAGGCGCTTGCTTACCGCCGAAGCGAAGGGGAGTTCTG of Bacillota bacterium contains these proteins:
- a CDS encoding ATP-binding protein, with the translated sequence ARGMTRALAVARTIADLDGSEQITQEHLQEALAYRRSEGEF